In the Gossypium arboreum isolate Shixiya-1 chromosome 10, ASM2569848v2, whole genome shotgun sequence genome, one interval contains:
- the LOC128282130 gene encoding uncharacterized protein LOC128282130, translating into MRALEDYEPLNFDFPNEDLMCVATTEEDDPEELPWKLNFDGASNAVGNGIGAVLVSQRGNHYPFTSKLDFDYTNNMAKYEACIMGIRAAIECKIKVLEVYGNSALVIYQFKGEWETRDPKLIDYRKLVLELVKEFDDISFCYLSRDENQMANALATLASMIKVNK; encoded by the coding sequence ATGAGAGCCTTGGAAGactacgagcctttgaactttgacTTCCCGAATGAAGACCTAATGTGTGTTGCTACCACTGAAGAAGATGACCCGGAAGAGCTTCCTTGGAAACTAAACTTTGATGGggcatcaaatgctgtgggtaatggaatcggggcagtcttggtatcccaaAGAGgaaatcattatccattcactagtaaattggattttgattataCGAATAACATGGCGAAAtacgaagcgtgcatcatgggtatccgtgcagccatagaatgTAAAattaaagtgctagaggtgtatgggaattctgcgctagtgatttatcaatTCAAGGGAGAATGGGAGACCAGAGACCCCAAGTTGATCGATTATCGGAAACTGGTCCTTGAATTGGtcaaagagtttgatgacatttCCTTCTGTTACTTATcacgagatgaaaatcagatggccaATGCTTTGGCCACCTTAGCTTCCATGATTAAGGTGAACAAATAA